Proteins from a genomic interval of candidate division WOR-3 bacterium:
- a CDS encoding deoxyribonuclease IV: MRFGFHISIAGGFRKVVDRALKKHCQTIQLFSRNPRGWEYPPLDKDDIKEFQQKIAEANLSPIYVHMPYLPNLATPDKELFKKSLSSLITELERTETLSAQFLIMHIGSRMSSSETEALKRVCDGINQALNKVKNSIILLLENTSGMGSEIGYNFIQIKTILDNLDDKNRLGVVIDTAHIFEAGYPIHTKSGLDKTLREFDELIGLKRLYLLHLNDSKTDLGSRIDRHWHIGEGKIGLDGFKNIVNHPLLKHLPGIMETPRTNDKEDLKNMKVITALVKG, from the coding sequence ATGCGATTTGGGTTTCATATCTCAATTGCGGGCGGTTTTCGTAAAGTTGTTGACCGTGCCTTAAAAAAACATTGTCAAACAATTCAACTATTTTCCCGAAATCCTCGCGGTTGGGAGTATCCGCCTTTAGATAAAGATGATATAAAAGAATTCCAACAGAAAATTGCTGAAGCCAACCTCAGTCCAATCTATGTTCATATGCCCTATTTACCTAATTTAGCCACGCCAGATAAAGAATTATTCAAAAAATCCCTTAGTTCACTTATCACTGAATTAGAACGAACCGAAACTTTATCTGCGCAATTCCTAATTATGCATATTGGCAGTCGAATGTCATCTTCAGAAACTGAGGCCTTAAAAAGAGTGTGTGATGGCATCAATCAAGCACTCAACAAAGTCAAAAATTCTATAATCCTACTTTTAGAAAACACCTCAGGTATGGGTTCAGAAATCGGTTATAACTTTATTCAGATAAAAACAATCTTGGATAATCTTGACGATAAAAACCGATTGGGCGTTGTGATAGATACTGCCCATATCTTTGAAGCTGGTTATCCAATTCATACTAAATCAGGTTTAGATAAAACCTTAAGAGAATTTGATGAACTTATCGGCTTAAAAAGATTATATCTCCTTCATCTCAACGATTCTAAAACTGATTTGGGTTCAAGAATCGACCGGCATTGGCATATTGGTGAAGGTAAAATTGGTTTAGACGGATTTAAAAATATTGTTAATCATCCTTTACTGAAACATCTACCTGGAATTATGGAAACTCCCAGGACTAACGACAAAGAAGACTTAAAAAATATGAAAGTAATAACCGCGCTAGTCAAAGGTTGA
- the queD gene encoding 6-carboxytetrahydropterin synthase QueD, with translation MPWTIIVKQRFSAAHYLKDYSGKCEELHGHNYLIVVHITSSKIPKSGMLYDFREIKEYLKTILPDHKCLNDIYKFNPTTENLAKHFYDKIKKKYPVTKVEIWEDENQGSSYVPGIHKK, from the coding sequence ATGCCTTGGACAATTATTGTTAAACAAAGATTTAGTGCTGCACACTATCTTAAAGACTATAGTGGGAAATGTGAGGAATTACACGGTCACAACTATTTAATTGTTGTTCATATTACGAGTTCAAAAATACCAAAATCTGGGATGCTTTATGATTTTAGAGAAATTAAGGAGTATTTAAAAACAATCCTGCCGGACCACAAATGTTTAAATGATATCTATAAGTTTAATCCGACCACAGAAAATTTAGCAAAACACTTTTATGATAAGATTAAGAAGAAATATCCGGTTACCAAAGTAGAAATTTGGGAAGATGAGAATCAAGGCAGTTCTTATGTGCCGGGCATTCACAAAAAATAA
- a CDS encoding DUF4412 domain-containing protein gives MKLIKTSLICLITIINLIYADIVMTAQMQDLTKPKEKPLIQTTYLSKECIRIDAKAEKLDIATIFRGDKEIFWIIDNKKKSYTELTKEDLAKMQEMMKDATSAIEQALKNLPSDQRKKMEEMMKKQTAEKTNIVFKKVSGGEKVNQWLCDKYVGSINDQKVIELWSTDWEKIGLKLENIKVFDKMKVFFEQIAKDFAFKFQPVETEKRDNMYWGVPIKIVEQEKGKLLSSYEIKEIRQEELSPSLFEPPKGYKKEKLNDKEKGE, from the coding sequence ATGAAATTAATAAAAACCAGCCTTATCTGTCTTATTACAATTATAAATTTAATCTATGCAGATATTGTAATGACCGCTCAGATGCAAGATTTAACCAAACCAAAAGAAAAGCCTTTGATTCAAACCACATATCTTAGTAAAGAATGTATTCGGATAGATGCAAAGGCAGAGAAATTAGATATCGCAACAATCTTTCGCGGCGACAAAGAAATCTTTTGGATAATTGATAATAAGAAAAAATCTTATACAGAATTAACCAAAGAAGATTTGGCAAAGATGCAAGAAATGATGAAAGATGCCACCAGTGCTATTGAGCAAGCCCTAAAAAATCTACCATCAGACCAGCGAAAAAAGATGGAAGAGATGATGAAAAAACAAACTGCAGAAAAGACCAACATAGTTTTCAAAAAAGTTTCCGGTGGCGAAAAAGTTAATCAATGGCTTTGCGATAAATATGTTGGTTCTATTAATGACCAAAAGGTCATAGAACTCTGGTCCACTGATTGGGAAAAAATCGGTCTAAAATTAGAAAATATTAAAGTATTTGATAAAATGAAAGTATTTTTTGAACAAATCGCTAAAGATTTTGCATTTAAATTCCAGCCGGTGGAAACCGAGAAGAGAGATAATATGTATTGGGGTGTTCCAATAAAAATTGTCGAGCAGGAAAAAGGTAAACTCCTCAGTTCCTACGAAATTAAAGAGATTCGACAAGAAGAACTGTCACCTTCACTATTTGAGCCACCCAAAGGATATAAAAAAGAAAAACTTAACGACAAAGAAAAAGGAGAATAA